A window of Rosa chinensis cultivar Old Blush unplaced genomic scaffold, RchiOBHm-V2 RchiOBHmChr0c38, whole genome shotgun sequence genomic DNA:
agaaaaaaaccctaaaaaaatgaaaatcccCAAATAAATAGAGAGAAAGCAAAAGCGATTGAGTTGGATTTACTGGAGAGTTTGGGAGGAGCAGAACTAAGGTCTTGGAGGAGGCGATAGTGACTGTCCGTTGAGGCTTTTAGTTATTGGATATTGGGTCAGTGGCAATGTCTATAAATTGTGATGAAACTcgagtattttggtcattttccatTAAAATTAGCAGTCAAGCTTGCATCATTTGGCTTTTGGGCCTGagctcatgtccttatttgtataaatatttttgaaggtaggttttctgtgtttacatctttggtcatgtgctactatgtaattttctatatttaaAAATGTAGCACTAAGTACTTATTTGTTTCCTTTCAATTATTATTCAAAAAATGTATAAGGTATTAAACAATGGCAAACGAGGCTCGTGGCCTACTATTGTACTGAttctgtcccaacttaaccacctgttagATATTAAATTTTAATCACAAATGTCTTGATACAATTGGGTAAGAGTCACCCGCTTATaagttataatttatttatcactttttcaatgtgagatttttttttacaacagaAGGATCAAGCTCTCTTATCCGAGTTCTCCTCCTCTAGAGCGGTTAAGCTCAATATTGATGGTTCTCGGCTAACTTGTATTGCCTTTACAGAAGCTGGACTACTAAAGTGGTGATTCGAGACACTTTTGAGCATTGGTCAAACCTTTTATGCATAATTTTGGGCCCTCTATTTTGGGTTAAAAGTGGCGTTGCATATAATTGTATCAATATCCCGATGGAATCTGACTTCTCTTCTCTGTTGTTGTCAATATGGTTAAAGATCAATGGGATAATCTTATCCAAGGCTTATTTCTAGCTGCAAAGCTCTCGGATGGAATTGAACGTGTATACTTTCTCATATTTATACGGATTGTAACATGGTGGTGATGGGTGTTAGAATATATTGCAAAAGTCAAATCAGGGATTTCTTTTTACCTTTAGGTTATTAGATTGTCACACATTATTACACGGTTATTAGGTTGTTACACAGTATATGTTGTTACACACAGTGCATGCATGTACTTTAGCTTATCATGACACGTGGCTAGAAGATAGTGGTCTCGTAGTAATTCTGTTACTTAGTCAGTTAATTAGGcttcctataaataccttgaTCTATTCTCATTGTAATTAAGCTAGTCAATTACGTTTCATATATAAGAGGGcttctatttctctctctttttctctcagtTTCTTCAAGCTTGCTCTAAGCTTTTATGGTATCAAAGCCATGGCGATCCAGCTGCGTCGTTCTTCGTCTCGTTTCTGGTTCTAGGTCTTCTTCTGGTTCAATTGCTCGTGGTGGTCTAAGCTTTTAATGGGCATGCTTACTGCTTACATGAGGCATATATATGCTTTGGAGATTAGACCGAAACCCCCATGATCGCATTAACAATAAACGTCtcgatgaagatgaagatgaagatggtcTTAAGTTGTCATCTTATTTTTATTGTGTActagtttattttttttattattattttttttttaaatatgaaTTTAGGCTATTTAGCTACTATACAGGAGAATGAGGAGATGCGgtgacaattttttttaaaaaatctatttataaattataacaTATAGTAGAAATCGAGGAAGTAAAGATGTCAGACCAAAAAAGGAGAGGAAGTAAAGATGACAACTTATTGCACACAATTCTTTTGTCTACTACATAACACAGGCTTTGTAACAACCAtgcaaacttttgcaaacctaTTTAGTCTAGTTTTAAGAAGTTGAACCAGCTGCAAACTATAGAAACGaacttgcaaaaaaaaaaaagatacagaAGTACCGTTACTACAAGAtcataagaatatatatatatatatattatatatatatataatttattgtcTGATCTCTGGTCTAGCTGTAGTCTAGAGTCTGATTCTGTTGCGCACGTCATCCCTTGCCTTCAATGTTTCAGCGCTGCATTTCACTGCTTCTGCATCCAAATCGTCAATTTCTTCATGAACATCTCCAGCTTTTGCTTCATATCCTTCATTAAGAAATCTATGTCACTCATTTTAACTGCAGTGTTGGTTTTTGCCAGTAGTGAATCAATCTCGTTACCACCTGATTTATGTGAAACTTAATGTCGCCCAACTCCGCAATGGATGACTCACTTTCTCTACGTATTGCGTCCATGTCCTTCTTCTtgttgtccaaaaccttttgtTTATTATCATAGTGAGACATCACTAATGAATGCCCTAAGTTTAAAGGTACTGCAGCAACTGCTGTAAACCCGGCGCTGACAGCATACTTTGAAGCAGTCTCATGATTATTAATAAATTCTAAGGATGCTGCTTGTACTGACTCAATATGTGGATGAGTAGCAGCATCAACCGCACACGAAGCAGCATCAGCTGTATTAGAAGCAGCATCTGCAACATCAGTAGCAATTTCTGCAATACCAGAAACAATGTCTGCTAAATCGGGTAAGAATCCGCACCTACAAGTCCTGCAAATACCAAACCAATCGTAGAAACACTCTTATATGCAAGACTTGTGTGTTTCTTCTGAGTACCAACACGATTCTTCTCTTCATTAATCTTAAAATTTCGTGCACCAAATTCTTGCATAGTTTTTCAAACTGCGCAATCAAACCTTTGATCTTTTGGTGCAAGCTCTCAGCAGAATCAGTATGGATATCATCAGAGGACTTGAGAATCTTCAGTTTCTCCAAAATCTTCAGGCAGTACTCAGTTTCCATCTTGTTGTCAAAGCACTGTTGAACCACATATTGTGTATATAAATGACTATCCCGAGCTGATTTCACGAACTTATCCAATGCAGAACAGAAGTCCAGCAGCTGCTCACTATTGTTCAAGTACTCATTGACAACCAGCTTAAAGCTCTTGTTGCTAGTCGATATATCCTGTTTGCATGCCAAGATTACAGAGGCAGCTTGGCCATTCATGTAGGAAACAAATGCCGTCACTTCTTTCAGGAAAGCGATAGAAAAACCCTCCTTCTTACGTATGTTGTTGACAGCCTCAGCACGTATTCTTACGTTGTTGGCAAGGGATTCCACAACTGGGTCATCCTTGAATGATTTCAACTGTTCATTACGCTTCTTATATGACTCTCCCATTTTTGCTATCAATAAAGTCAACTACAAATCCCAAATTCTGGCCCACAACAAAAggcaatatttttattttagtcCAATTTATCAAATTTCGAAGTATTAAGCAAAGTAaagaacttgaaaaaaaaaaggcaataaTAGGGGTTGTCAACGGGACGAGCCTTACAACATTTTTACATAATAACGGTTGGGCCCAAGGGGTTTCATTGTAAATTTTAAAATCCAACCCCGTCTATATAAATTGAGCCTTACGCGCTTTTTGGGACGGTCTAAATAACCCTCGTTTATCCTGACTGGCCTAACCCTAGTTCCAATAATTTAATTTACATTTAACTTTTACCTAAATAAGttaattagggttcttgaagtatAACTTACAGTATTTAATTTTGGGAAAGAGCATGCGcatgcatgtgtgtgtgtgtaatgcatgcatttattgtctactatataatttatatatatagtaaaCTACACAAAGTATAGCATTTAATTGCAGACTTACAGGCCGGGTCTAGTGTGCTTTACATGCCTTTAGTGAGCTGAGCCAGGCTTCAAACTCCTAAACTAAGCCTGGCCCTCTACCCACTGGGCTGAGCCTTTTGCGGGCTTTATGAGGGCCAGACCAGGCTTTACCCATCTGGCCTTATGGGCTTCCATTGACCCATTTGATccgcgggccaaatgatgaaGCCTAGACAATAATTGGGGACCGGAGAGGctcaaactcttataaactctAATGGAAAGTCTTATTATTCCAATTTGTCACCATCATATATGTACTTCTAagaccagaaaaataaaatcaagaatcTATGACGCCGGCTGGATTAAAAGCATATAATAtggcaaaaaaaattaaaaaaaataataataatatagtaAAACCcttataaataaatattgttGGGACTaccaaaaattattattttagaGAGATTATTATACTATTGATAAATGAATAATTTATTTACTAATCGATAAGTGAACATATATTAAGTTAgaaagagatttatattttccTAATTGAATTACATAACTTATTTAGACAAAAAAATACATAACTTAGTCTAATTTGATTAATTTACAACCATTGAAATTGCTTTTAATGGAATCGCCTTCTAATGAATTAGAGATCTTTAGAGGGCCGGGTATGAATACGACTACCGAGTATGATCAAGATCTAGATGACAGTTGTGCTCTACCAACTATTTCTCAAGATGAGTGGTCTAtccctatgtaccactgtgtaCTACCACAATTTTTTGTATATCTATAGATGATAGCGGAAAGGTaaataatagtcattttggcttCAGTTAATAATTTAATAGTAATCATTTATAGAttcatttaaaatatatatatatatatatatataatatatatatacagatcctatccagagcggagctccgctttgaaaattaacgtgtgaagttcgagttttgggtcacttttcggtcgcatatccacatctcgaccgttcaatttttaggtactagtgtatagatcgtctctgcaaattttcagccaaaatgatgatcgttaaggcattgataactgccttaaagctagtacggttcaggttgacagattcagtctgtccattggtttaagcgagttagataccttaacgatcatcaatttggttgaaaatttgcagagatgatttatacactagtacctaaaaactgaacggtcgagatgtggatatgcgaccaaaaagtgacccaaaactcgaacttcacacattaattccaaagcggagctccgctcttgattggatctgtatatatatatattcctcatAAATAGGCATTTCAAGCATTAGTAACCTTGAGTAACTACTTgctacaaaatgaaaaaaataatacaaaatacaaaatctGGTATATGCATTGCCACAAATTAAGGATGAAGTTCAATTCAgtggaaaaggaaaaagcaaaggaTTGTAAAAGCATATTTGAGAATAGCTATATTGAGAAAATAGAAATGGTTAAAAGTTCCTTAATATGTATTATCGATTTTTTTTATCGAATGTATTATCGATTTTTAAATACTATTTTTTATGTATTTCTCAATTACTAATATTTATATCTTCTACTTTTTTATGTATTTTATCAACTactaatctatatatatatttgttggggCTTAAGAGtgtataaaaaattaattatcttATGCATTTCGCGAGGTTATTATTTTTATACACCGGCCGGAGTTAGGATCAGagaaatttattatttaattaagTTATACATTTATTGAACATCATTTATCGAGATTTTATTGTAGATGTATAAATTTggtcaaagaaaaaaagattagATGCATATAGTGATATAGTTCAAATAAATTGCTGAGAATTAGGATTTTATGAAGTAAGCTAGTTGAGTTCAGCATTTAACAAGACAATATTAATGAagtttcaattaaaaaaaaaatcaatggaaGGATCTTAAAAATAGAAGTTGCAAGATGTGACAAGATCCTATTCATCATTCAAGTAACTCCAGTGTTGCTCGGATTaatttacatatatacaaattgAAATTAGTTAGAAGAAAACAGAAGCAAAACTAGAAAGAGTAATCCTTCAGATAAAATTTGGAAAAAATATCGAAACAGAACTTGGGAGAGCTGGAGAGCTAACCTTTAACTAAGAAAGAACCTTTGAATGGTCGGTGGCTGGTTCGTTAGGATTAGAGTTGAGGGGTTAGAAGACAGTATTTCTCCTGCTGCAAGAAGAAGCAGAACTTCAAGTTTGTGTGAAGACTTGTAGCTCCTCTCCCTGCTTTTATGGTAGTGGGAattttttattctctctctctcgttgagGGGTTAGAAGAGAAATACTCTCCTGCTGCAAGAAGAAGCAGACTTCAAGTTTGTGTGAAGACTTGTAGCTCCTCTCCCAGCTTTTATAGTAGtgggaatctctctctctctctctctctctctctctctctctctcagaagaAGCCTGGGGTTTCCTTGCTTGACTTGGCGAAAAAGGCGGCTACTCATAATTTTTCTTTGGCTTCGATTTTTAGATATTACAGTTTGTCCATATATATAAAAGTGGCCGTGCTAGAAATTTAGTTCCCAATTACTAAGTCTAATGAATTTAGGAAAGTGGTCTTATTTAAATGATTCTCGAAGGTCTAAGGTTGCAAACTATGGAATGGGTCAATATTGTCATGCAATTTTTAGTTGATACAAGTACATAGCATAAACTATAGAAATTGATAGGTATGTCATTGGCATGAAAAGAATGGTACACAGGGAAACGactcactactagcaaaatctCTAGCGGCCACCCATTTTGGATACACTTTTCTAAGTGTATCATTTGAGTAAAGCAAATGAcacccttttatatttttagtattctttgttttatgggCACCGATAACagtgacaaaataaaaaatataatcaaTAAAAGTAAGTTAATACATTTATTAAGACAAAAATCCCTATTCATTGCTAAATAAAATACTAAATtaatatattatattaaatattCGGATAAGTATCTGATATAGATACGGTTAAGAGTGTGAAGTAATAATATCTAATTAtttattgtatttaatttttcaaatttacaAATTAATCATCTTTCCTTGCAATCCGTATTGCAAAAGTATCTGTGTCATTATTTtcttgtgtttttatatttaaaatgtTATTAGAGTTTTTGTATAATTAGTTAATGGGCATAATTGCAAAATAAACTATGCATATCTGTATCCATTAAATTGTCAACGTTTAATAAAAATTGATGGTTGTTTAAATATAATTATTAACCAGATTACTTTGTCATCATAATTATGAGTTTTAGTTTGCAGTATATCTATTATTTCTAATATATTAGGTGTAGATTGAGAAtaagttttcaaaaaaaaaaaaagaagttttaaTTGAAGTGGTTAAAAGTCAAAATACAAATAAGATCCAAATTCTTCTCTTACATACAGATAAtcgtatttaatttttattagccACGTTCCTTGTTTTCGTATCCAATATGGTAATTAATAGctacaatttcaatttccataTCCAATGCTAATTGTACACCTTTTACCGTATCCAATGTTAGTTACGCATTGACTTTCCAAATCCAATTCTAATTGTGCATTGGTGCACTTCCATATTCAATCGTATTGCAAAAAATAtatgtttcattattttcttaTGTTTTTAGATTTAATATGTTATTAGAGTTTTAGTATTATAAGTTAATGGGCATAATTGCAAAATAAATTATGCAGTATGTATCCATTAAATTGTCATACGTTTAGCAAATTGGTGGTATTTCAAGTATAATTATTAACCAGGTTTAATTCGCCGACATAATTATCCATTTTAATTTGCCGCATATCAATTATTTCTAATATATTAGGTGCAAATTGAGAatgagtttcaaaaaaaaaaaaaaaagtttcaattgAATTGACTTACAAATAAGATTCCAAATTTTTCTCTAACATACGGATAATCATATTTAGTTTTTATTAGCCACGTTTCCTTGTTTTTGTATCCAATATGGTAACCAATAGCTACAATTTCAGTTTCCATATCCAATGCAAATTGTGCACCCTTTTCCATATCCAATGTTAATTATGCATTGATAACGTTCCAAATCCAATACTAATTGTGCACGGGAGCACTTCCATATTCAATAACTGTGCACGTTGTGCACATCCAATGCAAACCACTCAATCATATTGATGTTGAGGTGCTATGAATTGAGGTTCAGGaaacaaaatttaatcaaacaaattttCAGTTGAAAAAGAGATAGCAGCGATCATCAAAAGGTATCAATTTTTATTCCAATTATTATTGACATTTGTTCATCGATTTTTTTTAGTATCATTTATGACTTTagaaatcaatttttattttcaccaAAAACTAAATACtcattccttttgtttttctatGCAGCTTGATAACAAATCTTTGATCAACGATATGGACAAGGAATGGATATTTTTAGATAAGCACACTGATGAATATAATGCTGGATTGCATGCATTCCTCAATTATGCCTTAGAGCATGCTTCTTTTGAAGGTACAATCAAGTGTCCATGTAAAAGGTGTCATAATGGCTACAATAGACTGCCTGCTGTTGTTGAGCAGCATCTTTGGGTGGATGGCATGGATCCAAAATATGTTAACATCCCCTGGACTGAGCATGGTGAGCATTTACCAGCTACAGCTGATCATAATATGGCAGGGCCTTCATCATATCAACCAGATTTTAATTTGTCGGGACCGTCATCACATCAACCAGATTCTGATGTGCAAGATATGTTGCACGATGCATTTGGTATGTACGAAGGTGAAGATGATTTACTAGAACCAGCAGAGACTACTGAAGGTCCATCCTTGCCTAACGGCCCTACCCCTGATGCACAAAGATTTTACCAGCTTTTAGAAAAAGCTGACGCTGAATTATACCCTGGTGCAGGAAAAAAGATGTTTGATTTTTTGATAAAGCTGTATCAAATAAAAGCATTAAACAGTTGGAGTGATGTATCGTTCACACAGTTGCTTGAATTGTTAAAGGCTTATTTGCCCCCAGGGGAAACTCTTCCCGCTTCTTTCTATTTAACAAAAAAGTTCATCAAAAGTCTCGGGCTGACATACCAGAAAATCGATGCGTGTCCAAACGATTGCATGTTATATTGGAAGGAATATGCTTCAAACACAATTTGTCATGTATGTGGTATAAGTCGGTACAAAGAGAACACCTCCCCTACAAAGAAGGTACCAGCCAAGGTTTTGCCTTACTTTCCATTAGGGCCAAGGCTTCAAAGGTTGTACATGTCTCGCCACACCTCTGAATTTATGGTTTGGCATTCTGAAAAGAGACCACGAGATGGGGTTCTACGTCATCCAGCCGATTCTCTTGCTTGGGAAGAATTAGACAAAATTGACAATAATTTTGGCTCTGATGGTCGAAATGTTCGTTTGGGTCTAGCCAGTGACGGATTCAATCCTTTCGGTATGATGAGCTTGTCCCACAGTACTTGGCCTGTTATCGTTACTGTTTACAATCTCCCTCCTTGGTTATGCATGAAAAAGTCATACATGATGTTATCGTTGCTCATTCCAGGCCCTAAAAGTCCAGGGAATGACATAGATGTGTACCTGCAACCTTTGATAGATGAATTGAAAATTCTATGGATAGAAGGGGTTCCTACGTATGATGCGTTCAAAAAAGAGGTTTTTCAGATGAGAGCTGCATTATTGTGGACTATAAATGACTTCCCAGCATATGCCATGTTGTCTGGATATAGCACAAAAGGATCTAAAGCTTGCCCAACTTGTGGTGAAGAGACTGATTCTTTTAGGTTGCATCACGGTAAGAAAGAATCTACATGGGACATCGAAAGTGGCTGCCAGATAACCATATTTTTCGCACATGGTATAATAACTTCAATGGATCAACTGAGCATCGTAAACCCCCTAAACCAATGACAGGTTTAGATTGTTTGAGGGCGTTAAGTGCATTGGAGTTCCAGTTTGGAAAGGGAAAGGAAACAAGCTCTAGTAGTAAAAGGAAACGAGTTCAAAATAATGATAACACAAAATACACAGGACCGTGGAGGAAGCAAAGTATTTTTTTTCAACTACCTTATTGGAAGGACTTATTATTGCGTCACAATATCGATGTCATGCATGTTGAGAAGAATGTTACAGAGAGTGTCATTGGGACTTTGCTTGGAAttgatggaaaaataaagatagCTTAAAGGCACGCCTTGACATGGTCTTAATGGGTGTTAAGCATTCGCTCCATCCTGAGGCACGTGGTGACTGAACATGGCTACCCCCGGCGAAATACACTTTATCCAAAGACGAGAAGACACTAATGTGCAAAGTACTTGAGTCGGTTAGGGTGTCTGATGGATTTTCATCAAACATTCGTAGATGTGTACGAGTTGATGAAAGAAAATTGGTTGGTCTTAAAAGTCATGATTGTCACATAATTATGCAGTATCTACTTCCAGTGGCCATCCGTCGTTCACTAAAACCAGACATAACCAAGGTATTAT
This region includes:
- the LOC112181391 gene encoding UPF0496 protein At4g34320 codes for the protein MGESYKKRNEQLKSFKDDPVVESLANNVRIRAEAVNNIRKKEGFSIAFLKEVTAFVSYMNGQAASVILACKQDISTSNKSFKLVVNEYLNNSEQLLDFCSALDKFVKSARDSHLYTQYVVQQCFDNKMETEYCLKILEKLKILKSSDDIHTDSAESLHQKIKGLIAQFEKLCKNLVHEILRLMKRRIVTCRCGFLPDLADIVSGIAEIATDVADAASNTADAASCAVDAATHPHIESVQAASLEFINNHETASKYAVSAGFTAVAAVPLNLGHSLVMSHYDNKQKVLDNKKKDMDAIRRERYEAKAGDVHEEIDDLDAEAVKCSAETLKARDDVRNRIRL